The following are from one region of the Vibrio hyugaensis genome:
- the rlmB gene encoding 23S rRNA (guanosine(2251)-2'-O)-methyltransferase RlmB, which translates to MSNEFIYGIHAVKAVLEREPERFIEAYVLKGRQDDRLMPILNDLQVCGVSIQQMTRKTLDDKAHGANHQGIIARVKAAKQLNENDIDGILAQHESPLLLVLDGVTDPHNLGACLRNADAAGAAAIIVPKDRSAPMNATVSKVACGAAEVVPLIRVTNLARTMRTLQEQGIWFVGTAGEATHDIYQAKLTGPLAIVMGAEGDGMRRLTRETCDDLIKIPMAGSVSSLNVSVASGICLFEAVRQRIAAK; encoded by the coding sequence ATGAGTAACGAATTTATTTACGGCATTCACGCAGTGAAAGCGGTATTAGAACGCGAACCAGAGCGTTTTATCGAAGCATACGTCCTAAAAGGCCGCCAAGACGATCGTCTAATGCCAATCCTGAATGACCTTCAGGTTTGTGGTGTTTCGATTCAACAAATGACTCGTAAAACGCTAGACGACAAAGCACACGGTGCTAACCACCAAGGCATCATTGCGCGTGTTAAAGCTGCGAAACAGCTTAATGAAAACGACATTGATGGCATCCTAGCGCAGCATGAATCACCACTGCTGTTGGTATTGGATGGCGTGACGGATCCACATAACCTAGGCGCATGTCTTCGTAATGCTGATGCAGCCGGCGCGGCGGCGATCATCGTACCGAAAGATCGCTCTGCACCGATGAATGCCACCGTAAGCAAGGTTGCTTGTGGCGCAGCAGAAGTCGTGCCATTGATCCGAGTGACCAACTTGGCTCGTACTATGCGTACACTACAAGAGCAAGGCATCTGGTTTGTTGGTACGGCAGGCGAAGCAACGCATGATATCTACCAAGCGAAACTGACTGGCCCTCTTGCTATCGTAATGGGTGCAGAAGGTGACGGCATGCGTCGTCTAACTCGTGAAACCTGTGATGACTTAATTAAGATCCCAATGGCAGGTAGCGTTTCAAGTTTGAACGTATCTGTGGCATCTGGCATTTGTTTGTTTGAAGCCGTTCGTCAGCGTATTGCTGCAAAGTAA
- a CDS encoding phosphoglycolate phosphatase, with protein sequence MTQQDIKFIAFDLDGTLLDSVPDLAVAADQAVQALGFPSVSEEQVRDYVGNGADVLIGRSLSQSLTINPELSEELRAKARVLFDDYYEQSGHKLSHLYPTVKETLAELHKAGFVMALVTNKPSKFVPDVLEKHDIAKYFVDVLGGDAFPEKKPNPIALNWLMEKHQIQPSEMLMVGDSKNDILAAKNAGCASFGLTYGYNHGEPISASNPDFVADSLAELLDVVAVSA encoded by the coding sequence ATGACTCAACAAGACATTAAATTCATTGCCTTTGACCTAGACGGTACTTTGCTTGATAGCGTACCGGATCTAGCTGTTGCGGCAGACCAAGCCGTTCAAGCACTTGGTTTTCCTTCTGTTTCAGAAGAACAAGTTCGTGACTATGTTGGTAATGGCGCAGACGTGCTGATTGGGCGCTCACTAAGCCAAAGCCTGACCATCAACCCAGAGTTGAGCGAAGAGCTTCGTGCAAAAGCGCGTGTACTGTTTGATGACTACTACGAGCAAAGCGGTCACAAGCTAAGTCACCTATATCCAACGGTAAAAGAGACACTAGCAGAGCTGCACAAAGCGGGTTTTGTTATGGCGTTGGTGACCAACAAACCTTCAAAGTTTGTGCCTGATGTTTTAGAAAAACACGACATCGCAAAATACTTTGTTGATGTGCTAGGCGGCGACGCGTTTCCAGAGAAAAAACCAAACCCAATTGCACTGAACTGGTTGATGGAAAAGCACCAAATCCAACCTAGTGAAATGCTGATGGTCGGCGACTCGAAGAACGACATTCTCGCAGCAAAGAATGCAGGCTGTGCCTCATTTGGTCTGACTTATGGCTACAACCACGGTGAGCCTATCTCTGCATCAAATCCAGATTTCGTCGCTGACAGTTTGGCTGAATTATTGGATGTAGTAGCGGTTTCTGCATAA
- the trpS gene encoding tryptophan--tRNA ligase, with the protein MSKPIVLSGVQPSGELSIGNYLGALRQWQQMQDDYDCQYCVVDLHAITVRQDPKALHEATLDALAICLAVGVDPKKSTLFVQSHVPEHAQLGWLLNCYTQMGELGRMTQFKDKSARYSNDSSSQFGDVNVGLFDYPVLMAADILLYGAHQVPVGSDQKQHLELARDIANRFNNIYSPEQPIFQVPEPYIPTVNARVMSLQDATKKMSKSDDNRKNVITLLEEPKSIIKKINKAQTDTETPPRIAHDWDNKAGISNLMGLYSAATGMSFEEIEAKYQGVEMYGPFKKDVGEALVTMLEPIQAEYHRIRADRAYMNEVMKQGAEKASARAAETLKKAYEAVGFVARP; encoded by the coding sequence ATGAGCAAACCCATTGTATTGAGTGGTGTTCAACCTTCAGGTGAACTAAGTATCGGTAACTACTTGGGTGCTCTACGTCAATGGCAGCAGATGCAAGACGATTATGATTGCCAATACTGTGTGGTAGACCTTCACGCGATTACGGTTCGTCAGGACCCTAAAGCACTGCATGAAGCGACGCTAGACGCACTGGCGATCTGTCTGGCAGTTGGTGTTGACCCGAAGAAGAGCACGCTATTTGTTCAGTCACACGTACCAGAGCATGCTCAACTTGGTTGGCTTCTTAACTGTTACACCCAGATGGGTGAACTGGGTCGTATGACGCAGTTTAAAGACAAATCTGCACGTTACTCAAACGACAGCTCCAGCCAGTTTGGTGATGTAAACGTTGGTCTGTTTGACTACCCAGTACTGATGGCGGCAGACATCCTGCTTTACGGTGCGCACCAAGTGCCTGTAGGTAGCGACCAGAAGCAACACCTAGAGCTAGCGCGTGATATTGCTAACCGCTTTAACAACATCTACTCACCAGAGCAGCCAATCTTCCAAGTGCCAGAGCCTTACATTCCGACGGTAAACGCGCGTGTAATGAGCCTTCAAGACGCAACGAAGAAGATGTCTAAATCCGATGACAACCGCAAGAACGTTATCACGTTGCTGGAAGAGCCTAAGTCGATCATTAAGAAGATCAACAAAGCGCAAACCGACACAGAAACGCCACCGCGTATCGCTCACGATTGGGATAACAAGGCAGGTATCTCTAACCTAATGGGTCTATACTCTGCGGCAACAGGTATGAGCTTCGAAGAGATTGAAGCCAAATACCAAGGCGTTGAAATGTACGGTCCATTCAAGAAAGACGTTGGTGAAGCATTGGTGACTATGCTTGAGCCAATTCAGGCTGAATACCACCGCATCCGTGCTGACCGCGCTTACATGAACGAAGTAATGAAGCAAGGCGCTGAGAAAGCATCGGCACGTGCGGCTGAAACGTTGAAGAAAGCATACGAAGCAGTGGGTTTTGTCGCTCGCCCATAG